In a genomic window of Melopsittacus undulatus isolate bMelUnd1 chromosome 1, bMelUnd1.mat.Z, whole genome shotgun sequence:
- the LY96 gene encoding lymphocyte antigen 96 isoform X2 has protein sequence MFGLIFFILFTPGVSELLCTSSDLEMSYTFCDSTAHAFMFNLTPCSTMNKPIWNAALTWILRSDIIFLKIVFNVWYDGARALHWKEVICSGADDEYSVCGMLKGETLETVFNIKGARTKFPKGNYSIILQGFSDDSEKNMIMCLNFTMLVKRDPF, from the exons ATGTTTGgactaatttttttcattttattcaccCCTGGAGTCAGTGAACTTCTTTGTACATCATCAGATCTAGAAATGTCATATACTTTTTGTG ATTCTACAGCCCATGCTTTCATGTTTAATTTGACTCCTTGCAGCACCATGAACAAACCCATCTGGAATGCTGCTCTTACCTGGATTCTAA GAAGTGACATCATCTTTTTGAAGATTGTCTTCAATGTTTGGTACGATGGTGCCAGAGCATTACACTGGAAAGAAGTCATTTGCAGCGGAGCTGATGATGAATACTCAGTGTGTGGAATGCTGAAAGGAG AAACGCTTGAAACAGTGTTCAACATTAAAGGTGCAAGAACAAAGTTTCCAAAG GGCAATTATAGCATTATTTTACAAGGATTTTCTGATGATTCTGAGAAAAATATGATCATGTGCTTGAATTTCACCATGCTAGTAAAACGAGATCCTTTCTGA
- the LY96 gene encoding lymphocyte antigen 96 isoform X1, which translates to MFGLIFFILFTPGVSELLCTSSDLEMSYTFCDSTAHAFMFNLTPCSTMNKPIWNAALTWILRSDIIFLKIVFNVWYDGARALHWKEVICSGADDEYSVCGMLKGGECGKQTVPFPCLEGSLHNRAISCQPFSPLSRFLKRPMQTYFSLHNQKPARLSADFRASSYLAPESH; encoded by the exons ATGTTTGgactaatttttttcattttattcaccCCTGGAGTCAGTGAACTTCTTTGTACATCATCAGATCTAGAAATGTCATATACTTTTTGTG ATTCTACAGCCCATGCTTTCATGTTTAATTTGACTCCTTGCAGCACCATGAACAAACCCATCTGGAATGCTGCTCTTACCTGGATTCTAA GAAGTGACATCATCTTTTTGAAGATTGTCTTCAATGTTTGGTACGATGGTGCCAGAGCATTACACTGGAAAGAAGTCATTTGCAGCGGAGCTGATGATGAATACTCAGTGTGTGGAATGCTGAAAGGAGGTGAGTGTGGAAAACAGACGGTGCCTTTCCCTTGCCTGGAAGGTTCTCTCCACAACAGGGCCATATCCTGCCAGCCCTTTTCACCACTAAGCAGGTTTCTTAAAAGACCCATGCAGACATACTTTTCACTCCACAACCAAAAACCTGCTCGGCTTTCAGCAGACTTCAGAGCAAGCAGTTATCTGGCACCAGAATCCCACTGA